In Rhizobium sp. CIAT894, the genomic window GCATTGGGGCAGGATCAAAGCCGATCTCTGCTACGGCGGCATCTTCTATGCGCTCGTCGATGTCGGCCAGATCGGCCTGACGATCGAGAAGGCCAATGCCGCCGGTCTCGTCCAGGCCGGCATGATCCTGAAAGAGCTGATCAACCGCGACATCAAGGTCGTCCATCCCGAGATTCCGGCAATTTCAGGTGTCGCCTATGTGATGTTCCGCGATACCGAGGCCGACGGCACGGTGCGCACCTGCACCACCATGTGGCCGGGCCGCGCCGACCGTTCGCCCTGCGGCACCGGCAATTCCGCCAACCTCGCCGCGCTGCACGCCCGCGGCAAGGCCAAGGCCGGCGACACCTTCACCTCGAAATCGATCATCGGCTCGGAATTCGCAGTCGGCCTGCAGGCAGTCACCTCAGTCGCCGGCCGCCCGGCGGTCATCCCCACCATCACCGGCCGCGGTTTCACCTTCGGCCTCACCCAGGTCGCCCTCGACCCCTTCGATCCCCATCCCGGCGGCTTCGCCCTGACGGATGTCTGGGGGCCGCAGGCGGGGGAGATTTGAGGGTTGGGGCAGATGCAGCCTTGTTCGCCGAGGCACTATGGATTGCTGCAGAGAGAACCGAGATGAGTGAAGATATCGAGACCGTAACGCTGTGGCGTCCGGTTGGGCCTGAGGAGCTGGCGCTTATGCGCGATCTCGACATGCGGGGATTTCCCCCGCGTTTGCCCGATCAGCCGATCTTCTATCCGGTGCTGTCGGAAGATTATGCAGTCAAGATCGCACGCGACTGGAATGTGCCGAGGAGCGGGTCGGGCTTCGTGACCAGGTTTGAGGTGAGAAAAGATTATCTCAATACCTATGCGGTTCAGGAAGCGGGCGGCCGCGCGCATCTCGAATATTGGATACCCGCCGAGGAGATGGATCGCTTCAATGCGGCGATCGTCGGAACCATAGAGGTGATGCAGACCTTTCCGTAATCGGATTACGCAGGTTTCGCTTTGACCGATTTGAGCGGCGTCGAACCGAGGAGATCGGCGAGGCGGGGACCACAAAAGCCCTTGTCCGGCTGACCCAAGGCCCTCCCCACAAGGGCAGGGGAATCGCATATAGGCGGTAAGCAGTTGTTTTATTGAGGCAGATCGATTCAAAGGCTCTCTGTTGATTTGGAGGGTCGGATGGATCGATTTGCCGCCTGTTTTAAAGCTTTGCCCGACCCTCGGGGGCGCAATACGCGCCATCCGCTGATGTCGATCCTGTTCATTGCCATTGCCGCGATCGTCTGCGGCGCCGAAAGCTGTGCCGACATGGCCGACTTCGGCATCTCCAAGAAGAGGTGGCTCAAGACGATCGTGCCGCTGCCCTACGGCATTCCCAGCCATGACACGTTCTCCACCGTATTCCGCTGCCTCAATCCGGATGCCTTCGAAGCCGCCTTCCGCCGCTTTACCGAAGCCTTTGCAAAAGGCATCGAAGGCGTGGTGGCGGTCGACGGCAAAGCGGTGCGCGGCGCCTATAAGCGCGGTGCCAAGGCGACGCCGCTGCACCTCGTCAACGTCTGGGCCGCCGGTTGCGGCCTGGTCATCGGCCAACAGACCGCACCGCGCCGCAACGAGGTGCAAGGCGTGCTCAAGGCGCTTGCGCTTCTGTCGCTCGAAGGCGCCATCGTCACGGCCGATGCTCTGCATTGCCGCGCCGACACGGCCCGCGCCATCCTGGCCACCGGCGGCGACTATGCCCTGGCGCTGAAAGGCAACCAACCCGGCCTGCTGGCCCAGGCGATTGCCCGCCTTGACGATATCGAGCCGCTCGACAGCATCCAGACCGCCGCCGAGAACGACCATGATCGCATCGACAGCCGCCGCGCCAGCATCGTCGCCGTCGATGATATTGACTTTCCCGGCCTGCAAGCCATCGGCTCCGTCGAGGCCACCAGCCGCCATGCCGATGGCCGCCTGACCAGCCATGTCCGCTACTTCCTGCTCTCCACGGTCATGTCGGCCGCCGCCCTCATCGAGGTGACCCGAACCCATTGGGAGATCGAAAACAAACTGCATTGGGTGCTCGACGTCCAGTTCCGCGAGGATGCCGCCAGAAACAGAAAGGATCACGGGCCGGCAAACATCGCACTGCTGCGCAAGATCGCCCTCAACCTCATCCGATCCCACCCAGATAAGGCATCCATCCGACGCAAAATCAAAAAGGCGGGATGGGACGATCAGTTCCTTATCTCCCTTATCGCTCATATGCGATAGCCCTGCCCACAAGGGGAAGGGCCTTGGACCGAGGCTTTCACGCTAAGACCGGCCGCCGCTTGGACTGCCCTGGAAACGCTCTACCGTTTCCTGAAGCTGTACCCATCCATGTTTCGACTGCTCGAATACCGATAGAGCAGGTGGCGCGAAGGCTGGGTCGGCGAGGGAGCCGATCGCCACCCCGATCCAGTGTGGCGCGGCATCGGCCTTCCAATAGACGGTCGAACCGCAGGTTGGACAGAAATGCATTCGGACCCGGCGACCGCTGTCGGCCGTACGAATGAATTCCGTCGACGTTCCGGAGATTTCGACACAGTCGATCGAGTAGAACGCGTTGGCGCTGAACGGCGCACCGGTGCGCCGCTGGCACGCGAAACAGTGACACAGCGCAGTCAGTTGTGGTGGTTCGCTCAACGTCAATCGGAGCGCGCCACAGGCGCATTGGGCATTGGCCATGGAAACTCCTCCCGCTTGCGCGGTGAGATGACGTTGAATTGAGGGCTGAAGCGCAGGCCGGAACCGAAATTCATTGCGGCAGGCGTTGCGAAAGGGCTGAGAGCTGATGCAGTTTCAGGCTCGCCGGGTACCAAGGTAAATCGCCGAGGTGCCGAAGTCTAGATCTTTCCGGGTTGGACTGCCGCACCTCGCCCCATCAACGGCGCTGCGAAACTTTGGCGGCTGCTTTGTCTGCGGTGAGTTCCTCGATCGGCGCCGGCCTGCCGAGCAGATATCCCTGGCCGATGTGGCAGCCGAGATCCTGAAGCCGCTGGAGCTGGCTTTCCTCTTCGATGCCTTCGGCGGTGATCGTCACGCCAAGTCCGGCGCCGAGAGCGATGATCGCCTTGATCACCTTGTCCTGCTTGTCGTTGGTCTCGAACGAGGAAACGAAGCTCCTGTCGATCTTGATCTTGTCGAACCGGTAGCTGGAGAGCTGGGAGAGGCTGGAATAGCCTGTTCCGAAGTCGTCGAGAGCAATCCTGACGCCGGCATTCACCAGGTCGTCGAGGACGATGCGCGCGGTGACCGCGTCCTGGATGATGGCGCTCTCCGTCACCTCGAGCTCGACCCTGTGCGTGGGCAGGCCGACATCGCCCAATATCTTGAGAATTCTTAGGCCCAGCAGCCGGTCGCTCAATTGGATCGGAGAAAGGTTGAACGACAGGACAAGATCATTTGGCCAGGAAAGTGCATCGGTGCAGGCGCGGCGCAGCAGTTGGTCCGTCAGGTCGACGATCAGGCCGGCTTCCTCGGCCACCGGAATAAATTCGTTCGGTGGGATGAATTCGCCGGATGCCGTCTTCCAGCGCGCCAGCGCCTCGAAGCCGATGATCTTGTTCGTCTTCAGGTCGACGAGCGGTTGATAATAGGGAAAGATCTCAGCCTTCTTGATGGCTGACCTGAGATCCGCTTCCACCCGGATGCGTTTCGTCATCTCGTCCTGCATCGAAGCGACGAAGGGCTTCACCAGGTTGCGCCCCTGCTTTTTCGCTACATACATCGCACAGTCCGAATGGCGGATGACCTGCCGGAGGTCATCGCCGTTCTCCGGGTAAACTGCGAAGCCGACGCTGGCGCCGAGGTCGGCGGCGACACCATTGAATGTGAACGGTTTGCCGATCACGCTGACGATGCGGTTGCCCAAAGCGACAAGATCGGAATTTCCGCTGCGCCGCACCAGAACGACGAACTCGTCTCCACCGAGACGGAAAACGCGCTCACGGGGAAAGAGCAAAGAGAGCCGCTGCGCAACGCTCTTCAGCACCGCATCACCGTGATCGTGCCCCAGCAGGTCATTGACCTTCTTGAAGCCGTCGAGGTCGATGCTGAACACGGCATAGGTCTCGTGCGCCCTTTGATCGATCATCGCCTGCGCGCATATGGAATCCAGAAATCTGCGGTTGGGCAGTTCGGTCAGCGTGTCGTGGCAGGCAATCCAGTCGACGTTCTTTTCGGCTTGCAGCCTGCGATTGACCTCGCTGGAAAGATCCCGGATCCGCAGCGCGGAATAAACGAGCCCCAGGAGCCCGGAAATATTCAGGGCAAGAAGCGCATGATCAAGCGGATAGTCGTGATGCTGCTCGATGAAGCCATCCAGCCCCTCATGCCAATGGAAGCGCCAGGATAGGCAGAAGAGAAGCAGGAAGACCACGAGCCAGGCCAGGATCTCCATCTGGGGTCTGGGCGCTTGGATGCGAGGCATGGGAACAGGCTCCTGTTGCGTGAAGAGCCATCATGGCCTGCTCGAAGAACCGCATCGTCTCCGATATATTTTCAAACACTGCAGAAATTGCCGAAACACACAGCGCCGGCAAGTCCGCTAGATTGTTGTGAGCTTCCAAGGTTAAGGGCGCATTATCCTGATCAGGCGGCGGGCGTTTCGCTGCGCAAAATGGATAGTTTTCCCGTAATTGGGACGTGGGCGCACCCGCCTCGTCCTTCGAGGCTCCTGCGGGGTACCTCAGCAACCGTATCGCTTTTTGCGAGCAGAGGTAGGCGGGGCAGACCCACAGACATTCCGGAATCACTGAGGTCCCGTGCTGGGCGCTGCCGTATCCCCACCCTCATTCCTGTGCCTGTCACAGGAATCCAGCCACCGCGCGTCTGCGCGGTGAATGACTTTTTACGACTTGTGAAAAGAGTCTCCCGCGCCCAAGGACTTGGGCGCGCTGGATGCCTGTGACAAGCACAGGCATGAGGGTAGGTGAATGCTTCGTTCCAAGGCGGAAACGTAACCGCAGCCTTTCTGATTGAGGCGCGCAGGCCAGAGGTCGGAGCCTCGAAGGACGCGCTTCAACGCTGCTCCTTGCATTATTGGGAGACGGGCGCATCCGCCCTGTCTTTCCATCCTAATAGACGAACGGATCCACCCCGGCCGCCGACTGCGCGCCCGCTTCCTTCGGATAGATCACGCCCTTGCGCAGGATGATGTTGGCATAGAGCCGGGGCTCGGCGGTCTGGATCACCGCATGGGCGACCTTTACCCGGCCGTAGAAATCAGCACCGATCAGCGGCACCACCTGCCGGTGCGGCTCGTGGCGGGCGCAGCAGGCGATCATCTCCTCATGCACGGGGTCGAGCTTGTCCCGTTCGGCCTTGACGGTCGAGCGGAAGATCGCCTCTGGCACGAAATCGTCGATCGGCAGCACGCTGAGCACGGCGTTGAGCACGGGCACGAGATGATGGCCGTCGAGCCGGATCAGCCGGCGGGCATGTTCGAGGCCGGGATAATTGCCGTCGACGATGGCGATCTCGTCGCCGTGGCCCATGGCCCGAAGCGTCGAAAGCAATTCCGGGCTCAACAGCGGGTCAAGTCCTTTCAGCATGGTCTACCTCCTTGAAGAGAACGTTTTGGTCGGTGAGGTAACGCGCAAAGATCGGCAGGCTGGCGCCGCCGATGGCGCGGGCCTGGGCGCCGACCGCGCCCTCGATGATTTCGGGCATGACGACGCCCTGCAGGTCGAGCTTGGCGGCTTCGTCGATCGTTGCCTGCACCACACGGCTGCGCACCCAATGGGGAAAACCGCCGTCGATGACGGCGGCGCTGAAATCGACGATCGAGGCGGCGGCGACGATCGCCTGCGCCAGCGCCTTGGCGCTGTCCTGGATCCAGGCCTCCATCGGCTCGCCGAAATCCACCCAGTCGTCGGCCGAATACCACAGCGGCTCGGGATCGATGCCGCGCTCGCGCAGCATGTTTTCCAGCACGAAGATCGAGGCGATTTCGAGCAGCTGCTTGGTCTCGCCGTTCTTGCCGCGCACCGGCAGCGGCCCGATCGCGCCCGCCGTGCCGGTGCGGCCGGAAAAGATCGCCGAATTCAGCACGATGCCGCCGCCGATGAAGGAGCCGATGAAGAAATAGACGAAGTCCGGATAGGACGGCCCGACGCCGAAGACCAATTCCGCCCCGCAGGCGCTGGTCGCATCGTTCTGCAGGAAGACCGGATGGGAGACGTGCGCGGCGATATCGGCATGCAGGTCGACGTCGCGCCAGACCTCCATGGCGCCAGGTGGCGCGCCCACCTCTTCGGCCCAGTTCCAGAGCTCGAAGGGCGCGGCGATGCCGAGGCCGGCAATGCGGTCGCGCTGTTTTGCGTCGAGCCGGTCCTCGATCTCGCGGATGCCGGAGGTGACGAAGGCGAGGATCTCGTCCGGCAGCGGATAGGCATAGGTCTTGTGCAGCTGCATGCGGATGCGGCCGACGAAATCCATCAGCACCAGATCGGCGCTGCGCCGGCCCATCTTCAGGCCGAAGGAATAGACGGCATCGGGATTGAGATGCATCGGGATCGACGGCTGGCCGACCCGGCCGCGCACCGGCGCGCCCCTCGACAGCAGGCCTTCCTTTTCCAGGACCCGCATGATGACCGAGACGGTCTGCGCCGACAGCCCGCTGCGGCGCGCGATATCGGCCTTCGACAGCGCGCCGTAGAGACGCACCAGCGACAGCACGAGCCGTTCGTTATAGGCCCGCACCCTGACCTGGTTCGCACCGCCGGCCGGATTAAGAATTGGTGGCGGGACCGGTATGTTGGCCGGTCCATCCAAGGACGACATGACCGCTCCTCCCGATCGTTGGCCCTCTGCATGATTGCTTGGATCGAAATCGATCTAAGCAATCATGCGGCAGTTCAAAATGGTACAGCGTCCTTTTGCGCGTCCGGAAAGACGCGCGGCGCTGTACGCCCTAATTCGATGGAGCATGCCACATCGAATTAATAATTCAATTGGATTTATTTATTGACAAGCCGATTTCTTTTCGCTCTTAATTGCCTCGTCAAGGACACGGGACGGCTTTGGAAGCTTAAAGATCCACGGCGAAGTGTCATATCTGAAGATTCCGGCCCCGCGAGAGGCGGCGCCGGCAAACTCTGGGAGGAGTTCCATGAAGAAATCTGTTCTCGCTTTCGGCGCGCTGGCGCTCGGCGTCGCTTTCTCCGCTCCGGCGATGGCGGCTGACGTTTCCGCCTGCCTCATCACCAAGACCGACACCAACCCCTTCTTCGTCAAGATGAAGGAAGGTGCGACGGCCAAGGCCAAGGAACTCGGCGTTTCGCTGAAGTCCTATGCCGGCAAGATCGACGGTGACAGCGAAAGCCAGGTTGCAGCGATCGAAAGCTGCATCGCCGACGGCGCGAAGGGCATCTTGCTGACGGCTTCGGACACCAAGGGCATCGTGCCCGCGGTCAAGAAGGCCCGTGATGCCGGCCTGCTGGTCATCGCGCTCGACACGCCGCTTGAGCCGGCCGATGCCGCCGACGCCACCTTCGCCACCGACAACCTGCTCGCCGGCAAGCTGATCGGCCAGTGGGCCAAGGAAACGCTCGGCGACAAGGCCAAGGATGCCAAGGTCGGCTTCCTCGACCTGACTCCGTCGCAGCCGACGGTTGACGTCCTGCGTGACCAGGGCTTCATGATCGGCTTCGGCATCGACCCGAAGAACCCGGACAAGATCGGCGACGAAGACGACAAGCGCATCGTCGGCCATGACGTGACCAACGGCAATGAAGAAGGCGGCCGCAAGGCCATGGAAAACCTTCTCCAGAAGGATCCCGGCATCAACGTCATCCACACGATAAACGAGCCGGCCGCTGTCGGCGCCTATCAGGCGCTGAAGGCCGTCGGCATGGAAAAGAACGTGCTGATCGTCTCGGTCGACGGTGGTTGCCCGGGTGTGAAGTCGGTCAAGGAAGGCGTCATCGGCGCCACCTCGCAGCAGTATCCGCTGCTGATGGCGTCGCTCGGCATCGAGGCGATCAAGAAGTTCGCCGACTCGGGTGAAAAGCCGAAGCCGACCGAAGGCAAGTCCTTCTTCGACACCGGCGTCTCGCTCGTCACCGACAAGCCGGTTTCCGGCGTCAAGTCGATCGACACCAAAGAAGGCACGGCTAAGTGCTGGGGCTGAGCCCGATCTATTGAAAGAGAAAGCGGCCGGGGCTTGATCCCCGGCCGTTTTGGACGGACGATGTGCCGTCACCCCACCGGCTAAGCAACGAACGGATGAATATGGGTGACGGCCTCCGCGCGGGTTCGGCGCGCGGATGCGGAGGAGGAACCATGACCGGAGCACAGGAATTCGAACGCGTCCTCGACGGCAGCGACAAGAACGTCGCCTCCTTCGAGCACCAGGATGTCTCGCTGATCAAGCGCGCCCAGCATTTTCTGCACTCGACGCCGGCTGCCGTGCCGCTGATCGTGCTGGTGCTGGCAATCATCATTTTCGGGGTCACGATCGGCGGACGGTTCTTCTCGTCCTACACGCTGACGCTGATCCTGCAGCAGATCGCCATCGTCGGCATTCTCGGCGCCGCCCAGACGCTGGTCATCCTGACCGCCGGCATCGATCTTTCGATCGGCGTCATCATGGTGATCTCGGCCGTCATCATGGGCAATGTCGCCATCACCTACGGCATCCCGACGCCGATCGCCGTTATCGGCGGCCTCCTCGTCGGCGGGCTCTGCGGCCTGCTGAACGGCTTCCTCGTCGCCTTCATGAAGCTGCCGCCCTTCATCGTCACGCTCGGCACCTGGAATATCGTCATGGCGACGAATTTCATCTATTCCGCCAATGAGACGATCCGCGACACCGATGTCGACGAACAGGCGCCGCTGCTGCATCTCTTTGCCGCAAGCTTCAAGGTCGGCAGCGCCGTACTGACGCTGGGTGTCATCGCCATGGTGCTGCTCGTCCTCTTACTCTGGTACGTGCTCAATCACACCGCCTGGGGCCGGCATGTTTATGCGGTCGGCGACGATCCGGAAGCAGCCAAGCTCTCCGGCATCCAGACCAAGAAGGTGCTGCTGACCGTCTACACGATTTCGGGCGTCATCGCCGCCTTCGCCGCCTGGGTCTCGATCGGTCGCAACGGCTCGATCTCGCCCTCCTCGGCGGTCACCGATTATAACCTGCAGGCGATCACCGCGACTGTGATCGGCGGCATCTCGCTCTTCGGCGGCCGCGGCTCCATTCTCGGCACGCTCTTCGGCGCCATGATCGTCGGCGTCGTGTCGATGGGCCTCAACATGCTCGGCGCCGACCCGCAATGGAAAGTCCTCTTGACGGGCGTGCTGATCATCGCCGCCGTCGCCATCGACCAGTGGATCAGAAAGGTTTCGGTGTAATCATGGCTCGCGAACCCCTTCTCACCGCCCGCGGTCTGGTCAAGCGTTATGGCCGCGTGACTGCACTCGACAATGCCGATTTCGACCTCTATCCGGGTGAGATCCTCGCCGTTATCGGCGATAACGGCGCCGGCAAGTCCTCGCTGATCAAGGCGATCTCGGGCGCCGTCACCCCGGACGAGGGGGTGATTACCCTCGAAGGCAAGCCGGTGCAGTTCCGCTCGCCGATGGAAGCGCGCGAGGCCGGCATCGAGACTGTCTATCAGAACCTCGCTCTGTCGCCGGCACTGTCGATCGCCGACAACATGTTCCTCGGCCGCGAGATCCGCAAACCCGGGCCGCTCGGCTCGCTGTTCCGCATGCTCGACCGGCCGGCGATGGAAAAGCTGGCGCGCAACAAGCTGTCCGAACTCGGCTTGATGACCATCCAGAACATCAACCAGGCGGTGGAAACGCTCTCCGGCGGCCAGCGTCAGGGTGTGGCCGTCGCCCGCGCCGCCGCCTTCGGCTCCAAGGTCATCATCATGGACGAACCGACGGCGGCCCTCGGCGTCAAGGAGAGCCGGCGCGTGCTGGAGCTGATCCTCGACGTCAGAGCCCGCGGCCTGCCGATCGTGCTGATCTCCCACAACATGCCGCATGTCTTCGAGGTGGCCGACCGGATTCATATCCACCGCCTCGGCCGGCGCCTGACGGTGATCGATCCGAAGGAATACACCATGTCCGACGCCGTCGCCTTCATGACCGGCGCCAAGGCGGTGCCGACGGAGCCCGTCGCGGCATGACGGCTGGAGTCGACGAAATTGCCGGCGAGGTTCTAAACCGCGCCGGCGATGCCAAACGTTTCCTGATCGCCATCGCCGGGCCGCCCGGTGCGGGTAAATCGACCATGGCCGACAATCTCGCCGACGCCCTGAAGGCGAAGGGCGAGAGCGTCGCGGTGCTGCCCATGGATGGTTTTCACATGGACAATGCCGTTCTCATCGAACGCGGCCTGCTTGCCCGCAAGGGCATTCCGGAAACCTTCGATGTCCGCGGCTTCCTGGATATTGTCCGCGCGGTTCGCCCCGCAGATCAGGAAGTGCTCGTTCCCGTCTTCGACCGCTCTCGCGAGCTTGCGATCGCCTCGGCCCGGCCGATCGACCCGAAGGACCGTTTCATCATCGTCGAGGGCAATTATCTGCTCTTCACCCAGGGTAAATGGGCCGAACTCGACGGCATCTTCGATTACACCATCATGCTCGCCCCGCCGATCGAAGTGCTGGAAGAGCGCCTTTGGGATCGCTGGCGCGGTTATAGGCTGACCGAGGAAGAAGCGAGCGCCAAGGTCTACGGCAACGACCTGCCGAACGGCCGGCTGATCCTCGAAAACCGCCGTCCGGCCGATGTGACGCTGGAGATCGCGCTGGCGTGATGCCGTGGCGATTGTGTTGATATGACGGATGGTGGTATCGAGGCCGCAGACGCATCGCTTCGGAGGCCTGCCATGCAATCGATCACCATCCGCCGCCCTGACGACTGGCACCTGCATCTGCGCGACGGCGCCATGCTGGAAGGCGTGATCGCCGATACGAGCCGCACCTTCGCGCGCGCCATCATCATGCCCAATCTCGTGCCGCCCGTTGTCACCACATCAGATGCCACGGCCTATCGCGACCGCATCCTCAAGGCACTGCCGGCCGGCCACCGTTTCCAGCCGCTGATGACGCTTTACCTCACCGAGCACACCAGCCCCGACGATGTCGAGGCGGGTGCCGAAAGCGGCCTGATCACCGCCGTCAAGCTTTATCCGGCCGGCGCCACCACCAATTCGCATGGCGGCGTGCGCGACTTGGAAAAGGCGATGCCCGTGCTGGAGCGCATGGCCAGGATCGGCCTGCCGCTCTGCGTCCATGGCGAGGTGACGACGCCTGAGGTCGATATTTTCGACCGCGAAGCCGTCTTCATCGACACCGTGCTCGATCCGCTGCGCAAGCGCCTGCCCGAGCTGAAGGTGACGATGGAGCATGTGACGACAGCAGACGGGATCGATTACATCAAGGCGGCCCAATCAAATCTCGCCGGCTCGATCACCACCCATCACCTGATCATCAACCGCAATGCCATCCTGGTCGGGGGCATCCGCCCGCATTATTACTGCCTGCCGGTCGCCAAACGCGAAAACCATCGTCTGGCGCTGCGCGCCGCCGCCGTCAGCGGCAACCCCCGCTTCTTCCTCGGCACCGATTCCGCCCCGCATGTCGATCCCTTGAAGGAATGCGCCTGCGGCTGCGCCGGCATCTACACCTCGATCAATACGATGAGCTGCCTTGCCCATGTCTTCGAGGAGGAGGGTGCTCTCGACAAACTCGAAGCCTTCGCCTCGCTGAACGGCCCGGCCTGGTACGGGCTTTCGCCGAACGAGGAGCGCATCACGCTCTCACGGCAGGCCGAACCGGTCGTCTTTCCCGCGAAGATTGAAACGGGCGCCGGGCCGGTCACCGTCTTCGATCCGATGTTTGCCCTGCACTGGCAAGTGATGCCGCAGGCGTAGGCGTCCGGATTTCAATTTTAAATCGAAAATTCATCTAAAATTTCGGCGCGACGTTAAACGCGTAACATTTGCATTGTGCGGTGCATCATTTGTTAACGGATGCGTAAGACAGTCCTCGTCGCGGACCCCATGAGTTGCCGATATTCCGGCGCGACTACAGCTGCGGAGACTGAAGAGCATGACGCTTGACTATAACTCCCTCCTGCTGGCGCTCGGTGTCTCCGCGGCATGCCTTGCCGTGACCCTGATGGGCAGCTGGCTGGTGCGCCGGGCCGAAACCGTGCTGCTGACCGCTACGATCGGCCTCGTCCTCGTCGTCAGCGGAATCTTCGTCTACAGCGCCTATGTCAACCGGCCGGAAGCAGCCTTCGCCATTGGCAGCTTCGTACTGCTCCATGCCGGTTTCGCCACCATCTGGGGCGCCGGCAAACAGTTCCTCACCGGTTGCCTGTCGATCCCGGCCATTGCTATGCGCGCGCTGGCCGCGATGATCTTTTCCGTCGCGCCGATGCTGGCGGGTTATGACGGCCTGGCCTTCATCGCAGACAATCTCGCCATCGCCCTCCTGCTCTTTGCCACCGCCCGGCAATATTGGCTCGCCCGCGCCGAGGCACCGGCGCCGATCCTCGGCATTGCCGCACTCTATACCGCCACGGCGATCTCCTTCGTGCTCTGCGCCGCCGTGCTGATTGCCGACGGCAAGCTGGTGCTCGGGGCCGCGCCCAGCAATTGGGCCGAGGATCTGAGCCTCGCCGTCTGCATCGCTGGCATGACCGGGATCGGCGCCTTGTCGCTGGCGCTGCATCAGTGGCGCCTTGCCGCCCGCCACCGTCTGGAGGCGATCACCGATCCGCTGACGGGGCTGCTCAACCGCCGCGCCGTCTTCGACCAATACGGGGCGGGCCCGATGGGCACGACCACCGCCGTCATCGTCTTCGATATCGACCATTTCAAATCCGTCAACGACCGTTACGGCCATGTCGCCGGCGACCGCGTGCTCATGGTCTTCGCCGACGAACTCCAAGCCCATTGCAGCCGGCGACACCGCCGCCCGGCTCGGCGGCGAAGAGTTCGCGCTGGTGCTGAAAGAGATCATGCCCGGCCGGGCCGAACTGGTTGCCGAACGCATCCGCAGGGCCTTCGAGGCGCGCGAGATCGATATCGACGGCCAGATGCTGAAATGCACGGTCAGCGTCGGCGTCGCCCCCGGCCGCTCGCAGATGCCGGATTTCGACACGATGCTGAGTGCCGCCGACAAGGCGCTCTACGCCGCCAAGCGCGGCGGCCGCAATCGCGTCGAGCTTGCCGCCCACCTCAGAGCGGTTCCGGCCGAGGTATCGCGCACCGCGTCTTGATTCCGGCCGCATCCTCTCATAGCTTTGCCTTCGGCCGGATGCAGCCAGCCGCCCCGCGACGCCCGACATTTGACAGTTCGGCGTTATGGTGAATGCATCCCGATACCATCCTTCACGTCCCTTGCCGTTTGGCGATCGATGGCGAACGGGTCAGCAGACGCGGGCACTGATCTTCCTGTTTGCCGCCAACGGAAGGATGACATCATGCGCGATTTTCGCGATGCCAAGCTCATGGCAAAGACATTGCGGCAGGCGCTTGCCGACCGCGACATTTCCTTGACCCATAGCGAGACGCTCGAAATCGTCGCCC contains:
- a CDS encoding sugar ABC transporter substrate-binding protein, with product MKKSVLAFGALALGVAFSAPAMAADVSACLITKTDTNPFFVKMKEGATAKAKELGVSLKSYAGKIDGDSESQVAAIESCIADGAKGILLTASDTKGIVPAVKKARDAGLLVIALDTPLEPADAADATFATDNLLAGKLIGQWAKETLGDKAKDAKVGFLDLTPSQPTVDVLRDQGFMIGFGIDPKNPDKIGDEDDKRIVGHDVTNGNEEGGRKAMENLLQKDPGINVIHTINEPAAVGAYQALKAVGMEKNVLIVSVDGGCPGVKSVKEGVIGATSQQYPLLMASLGIEAIKKFADSGEKPKPTEGKSFFDTGVSLVTDKPVSGVKSIDTKEGTAKCWG
- the pyrC gene encoding dihydroorotase; the encoded protein is MQSITIRRPDDWHLHLRDGAMLEGVIADTSRTFARAIIMPNLVPPVVTTSDATAYRDRILKALPAGHRFQPLMTLYLTEHTSPDDVEAGAESGLITAVKLYPAGATTNSHGGVRDLEKAMPVLERMARIGLPLCVHGEVTTPEVDIFDREAVFIDTVLDPLRKRLPELKVTMEHVTTADGIDYIKAAQSNLAGSITTHHLIINRNAILVGGIRPHYYCLPVAKRENHRLALRAAAVSGNPRFFLGTDSAPHVDPLKECACGCAGIYTSINTMSCLAHVFEEEGALDKLEAFASLNGPAWYGLSPNEERITLSRQAEPVVFPAKIETGAGPVTVFDPMFALHWQVMPQA
- a CDS encoding ATP-binding cassette domain-containing protein, with product MAREPLLTARGLVKRYGRVTALDNADFDLYPGEILAVIGDNGAGKSSLIKAISGAVTPDEGVITLEGKPVQFRSPMEAREAGIETVYQNLALSPALSIADNMFLGREIRKPGPLGSLFRMLDRPAMEKLARNKLSELGLMTIQNINQAVETLSGGQRQGVAVARAAAFGSKVIIMDEPTAALGVKESRRVLELILDVRARGLPIVLISHNMPHVFEVADRIHIHRLGRRLTVIDPKEYTMSDAVAFMTGAKAVPTEPVAA
- a CDS encoding ABC transporter permease, with the translated sequence MTGAQEFERVLDGSDKNVASFEHQDVSLIKRAQHFLHSTPAAVPLIVLVLAIIIFGVTIGGRFFSSYTLTLILQQIAIVGILGAAQTLVILTAGIDLSIGVIMVISAVIMGNVAITYGIPTPIAVIGGLLVGGLCGLLNGFLVAFMKLPPFIVTLGTWNIVMATNFIYSANETIRDTDVDEQAPLLHLFAASFKVGSAVLTLGVIAMVLLVLLLWYVLNHTAWGRHVYAVGDDPEAAKLSGIQTKKVLLTVYTISGVIAAFAAWVSIGRNGSISPSSAVTDYNLQAITATVIGGISLFGGRGSILGTLFGAMIVGVVSMGLNMLGADPQWKVLLTGVLIIAAVAIDQWIRKVSV
- a CDS encoding nucleoside triphosphate hydrolase, which gives rise to MTAGVDEIAGEVLNRAGDAKRFLIAIAGPPGAGKSTMADNLADALKAKGESVAVLPMDGFHMDNAVLIERGLLARKGIPETFDVRGFLDIVRAVRPADQEVLVPVFDRSRELAIASARPIDPKDRFIIVEGNYLLFTQGKWAELDGIFDYTIMLAPPIEVLEERLWDRWRGYRLTEEEASAKVYGNDLPNGRLILENRRPADVTLEIALA